The following are encoded in a window of Arthrobacter woluwensis genomic DNA:
- a CDS encoding DUF4193 domain-containing protein codes for MATDYDAVRSDVAEIQNESLEALKTVNSGDARSVVRELDEADTSDGVDVPDVDLSNEELTVVVIPERADEFTCASCFLVRHRSQIAREKNGLVYCVECEG; via the coding sequence ATGGCAACCGACTACGATGCAGTGCGCTCCGATGTTGCGGAGATCCAGAACGAGTCCCTTGAGGCGCTGAAGACCGTCAACTCGGGCGATGCCCGCAGCGTGGTGCGTGAGCTCGACGAGGCGGACACCTCTGATGGTGTGGATGTCCCTGATGTGGACCTCAGCAATGAGGAACTCACCGTGGTGGTCATCCCGGAGCGCGCGGATGAGTTCACCTGCGCCTCCTGTTTCCTGGTCCGGCACCGCTCGCAGATCGCACGAGAGAAGAATGGCCTCGTGTACTGCGTCGAGTGCGAAGGCTGA
- a CDS encoding low molecular weight protein-tyrosine-phosphatase — protein MAEKPFRVITVCTGNICRSPMAEYQLRRALAEAAQQHPEDGFLAAVVVDSAGMSDEEVGRSMDRRAATQLRALGIDPAGHVAREWDDAWFRERDLILAMDENHFRALQRWAPDERSRDKVRMFRSFDPALAGKSTAELGIYDPWYGDQRDFVECADMISGSLEPLVEYIRAAAAHGAQPE, from the coding sequence ATGGCTGAAAAACCTTTCCGGGTGATCACGGTGTGCACGGGCAACATCTGCCGCTCACCCATGGCTGAATACCAGCTCCGCCGCGCTCTGGCGGAGGCCGCGCAGCAGCACCCCGAGGACGGGTTCCTGGCCGCCGTCGTCGTCGATTCGGCGGGGATGAGCGACGAGGAGGTGGGCCGCTCGATGGACCGCCGCGCCGCCACTCAGCTGCGCGCCCTGGGGATCGACCCCGCCGGCCATGTGGCCCGCGAATGGGACGACGCCTGGTTCCGCGAGCGCGACCTCATCCTGGCCATGGACGAGAACCATTTCCGGGCGCTCCAGCGCTGGGCCCCGGATGAGCGGTCCCGGGACAAAGTCCGCATGTTCCGGTCCTTCGACCCGGCCCTGGCGGGCAAGAGCACGGCGGAACTCGGCATCTACGACCCCTGGTACGGCGACCAGCGCGACTTCGTCGAGTGCGCGGACATGATCTCCGGCTCGCTGGAACCGCTCGTGGAGTACATCCGGGCCGCGGCGGCGCACGGGGCCCAGCCCGAGTGA
- the cls gene encoding cardiolipin synthase, whose translation MLPFSLPDNWSWLLSVWLVIDIVLRVVLLGVVPGNRRPNTAMAWLLAIFLVPSLGLLLFLLFGTFRLSGRRVRKLEDVNRRVRDSSTLVAAAPEVVHLPPWLASAVELNRNLGAQPLTAGNRVQLIPGYQESLDAMTDAVRQARDYVNVEFYIMAYDDATRPLFTALEEAAERGVEVRLLFDHIGTLRVRGYRRLLKMLRGSEIRWQRMLPLLPLAGQWRRPDLRNHRKIMVVDGEIAFTGSQNLTEPSYNNPKHRKAGRHWVELMARVEGPVVAGLNVVFATDWLSETDESLEAQMRFPEPVQGDIPAQVVPSGPGFSQENNLRLFNALIYSAQERISICSPYFVPDDSLLYAITTAVQRGVKVELFVSEQGDQFLVHHAQRSYYQALLEAGVRIYLYRAPAVLHAKHFTVDDEVAVLGSSNMDMRSFSLNFEVSLMMVGPEIVAALREVQEVYRAKSRELSPEEWQERSVLSKYVDNVCRLSAALQ comes from the coding sequence ATGCTGCCGTTCAGCCTGCCGGATAACTGGAGCTGGCTGCTCTCCGTCTGGTTGGTCATCGACATCGTGCTGCGTGTGGTGCTGCTCGGGGTCGTGCCCGGAAACCGCCGACCCAACACGGCCATGGCCTGGCTCCTCGCGATCTTCCTGGTCCCGTCCCTGGGCCTGCTCCTGTTCCTCCTCTTCGGCACGTTCCGGCTCAGTGGGCGTCGCGTCCGCAAGCTCGAGGACGTCAACCGCCGCGTGCGGGACTCCAGCACCCTCGTCGCGGCGGCCCCGGAAGTGGTGCACCTGCCGCCGTGGCTCGCGTCCGCCGTCGAACTCAACCGGAATCTGGGCGCCCAGCCGCTCACCGCGGGCAACCGGGTGCAGCTCATCCCGGGCTACCAGGAGTCCCTGGACGCCATGACCGACGCCGTCCGTCAGGCCCGGGACTACGTGAACGTCGAGTTCTACATCATGGCCTACGACGACGCCACGAGACCCCTCTTCACCGCGCTGGAGGAAGCGGCCGAACGCGGGGTCGAGGTCCGGCTCCTGTTCGACCACATCGGCACCCTGCGCGTGCGCGGTTATCGCCGGCTCCTGAAGATGCTGCGGGGCTCCGAGATCCGCTGGCAGCGCATGCTCCCGCTCCTGCCGCTGGCCGGTCAGTGGCGCCGCCCGGACCTGCGCAACCACCGCAAGATCATGGTGGTCGACGGCGAGATCGCGTTCACGGGGTCGCAGAACCTCACGGAGCCCTCCTACAACAATCCCAAGCACCGCAAGGCCGGACGTCACTGGGTGGAGCTCATGGCCCGGGTGGAGGGGCCCGTGGTGGCAGGGCTCAACGTCGTGTTCGCCACGGACTGGCTGAGCGAGACCGACGAGTCCCTCGAAGCGCAGATGCGGTTCCCGGAGCCGGTCCAGGGCGACATCCCGGCGCAGGTGGTGCCGAGCGGCCCGGGCTTCTCCCAGGAGAACAACCTCCGCCTCTTCAACGCCCTCATCTACTCGGCGCAGGAGCGGATCTCCATCTGCAGCCCGTACTTCGTCCCGGACGACTCCCTCCTGTACGCGATCACCACGGCCGTGCAGCGCGGCGTCAAGGTGGAGCTCTTCGTCTCCGAGCAGGGCGATCAGTTCCTGGTCCATCACGCCCAGCGGTCCTACTACCAGGCGCTCCTCGAGGCCGGGGTGCGCATCTACCTGTACCGGGCGCCGGCGGTCCTGCACGCGAAGCACTTCACGGTGGATGACGAGGTGGCGGTGCTCGGGTCGAGCAACATGGACATGCGGTCCTTCTCGCTGAACTTCGAGGTCTCCCTCATGATGGTGGGCCCGGAGATCGTGGCCGCCCTGCGGGAGGTGCAAGAGGTGTACCGCGCGAAGTCCCGGGAGCTGTCCCCCGAGGAGTGGCAGGAGCGGTCCGTGCTGTCGAAGTACGTCGACAACGTGTGCCGTCTCTCCGCGGCTCTGCAGTAG
- a CDS encoding chorismate-binding protein, producing MSAPRTAPLLIGIDGRSGAGKTTLAVELCARLRQHRTVSLFHLEDIYPGWQGLEQGIQRYLDTVLAPLSTGHDAEWTTWDWATGTDGPLRTTPAADIVVIEGVGACAQGARELLDATIWVSGADDERKSRALARDGESYVPFWDTWAEQEKRWLAADPVPGSVDVTVRDTPAGACPGGSGEAADEVLELLSHHPALHTELAPERSALASRPVRITAAGPLASGNGTTLDAGVLFAEIFGNDAHAVWLDSSDAGLPGATRNRFSIMAGNPGAGLSVSHRHGVTELRRGSSAARLPLPFFRWLATAWTPQTLPAVPAGYDCPFRLGWLGWLGYELKRETGGSDQDTSGSAVPDAGLLFADHAVVLDHQEGLAWALELAGTEPDDAATPVPAAASPGAGPVRREGWAAVVARALETARTPTDAAPSTVPSPGTAAAAPPSPTPRFIARDTHQDYLAKVLASQDEIREGNSYEVCLTTTLTADAPGFDVVTAYRALRRRNPAPFAALLRFGDVSLASTSPERFLSIDAGGGLLAEPIKGTRRRSADASEDAALREDLSTSLKDRAENIMIVDLLRNDLSHFAEPGSVTVSRLCAIESYATVHQMVSSIRARLRPGASRVEAVAAAFPAGSMTGAPKISTMAILDGLEGGPRGIYSGALGYFSLDGSVDLSVVIRTLVASGAGEDTQLSLGVGGAVTADSVPEDEYQEIRAKAYGVLSTLGAEYPG from the coding sequence ATGTCCGCACCTCGCACGGCGCCCCTGCTGATCGGCATCGACGGCCGGTCCGGCGCCGGGAAGACCACCCTCGCCGTCGAACTGTGCGCGCGGCTGCGGCAGCACCGCACCGTCTCCTTGTTCCACCTCGAGGACATCTACCCGGGCTGGCAGGGTCTCGAGCAGGGCATCCAGCGCTATCTGGACACCGTTCTGGCGCCCCTCTCCACCGGCCACGACGCCGAGTGGACCACCTGGGACTGGGCCACCGGCACGGACGGTCCACTCCGCACGACACCCGCCGCGGACATCGTCGTGATCGAAGGCGTGGGCGCCTGTGCCCAGGGCGCCAGGGAACTGCTCGACGCGACGATCTGGGTCTCCGGCGCCGACGACGAGCGGAAGTCCCGCGCCCTGGCCCGCGACGGCGAGAGCTACGTGCCCTTCTGGGACACCTGGGCGGAGCAGGAGAAACGGTGGCTCGCCGCGGATCCGGTGCCGGGGTCCGTGGACGTCACCGTCCGGGACACCCCGGCCGGGGCCTGCCCGGGTGGTTCCGGCGAGGCCGCGGATGAAGTCCTGGAACTCCTGAGCCACCACCCCGCACTCCACACGGAACTCGCCCCGGAACGCAGCGCGCTGGCCTCGCGGCCCGTGCGCATCACCGCGGCCGGACCTCTGGCCTCCGGCAACGGCACGACGCTGGACGCCGGGGTACTCTTCGCGGAAATCTTCGGGAACGACGCCCACGCCGTCTGGCTCGACTCCTCGGACGCAGGGCTTCCCGGCGCCACGCGGAACCGGTTCAGCATCATGGCGGGCAACCCGGGCGCCGGACTGTCCGTGAGCCATCGCCACGGCGTCACGGAACTCCGCCGCGGCAGTTCCGCCGCACGTCTGCCGCTGCCGTTCTTCCGCTGGCTCGCCACCGCCTGGACGCCCCAGACCCTGCCGGCCGTCCCCGCCGGGTACGACTGCCCGTTCCGCCTCGGCTGGCTCGGCTGGCTCGGGTACGAGCTGAAGCGCGAGACCGGCGGTTCGGATCAGGACACCTCGGGTTCGGCCGTGCCGGACGCGGGCCTGCTCTTCGCGGATCACGCCGTGGTCCTGGACCATCAGGAAGGCCTCGCCTGGGCGCTGGAGCTGGCCGGCACGGAGCCCGACGACGCCGCCACCCCCGTTCCCGCCGCGGCCTCCCCCGGCGCGGGCCCGGTCCGTCGTGAGGGCTGGGCGGCCGTCGTCGCCCGCGCGTTGGAGACCGCCAGGACGCCCACGGACGCTGCCCCCAGCACCGTGCCGAGCCCCGGCACCGCCGCGGCCGCTCCGCCGTCGCCCACCCCGCGCTTCATCGCCCGAGACACGCACCAGGACTACCTCGCGAAGGTGCTGGCCAGCCAGGACGAGATCCGCGAGGGCAACAGCTACGAGGTCTGTCTGACGACCACCCTCACCGCGGACGCCCCCGGCTTCGACGTCGTCACCGCGTACCGGGCCCTGCGGCGGCGCAACCCGGCGCCCTTCGCGGCCTTGCTGCGATTCGGGGACGTGAGCCTCGCGAGCACGTCGCCGGAACGGTTCCTCTCGATCGACGCGGGCGGCGGACTGCTGGCCGAGCCCATCAAGGGCACGCGCCGTCGTTCCGCCGATGCCTCGGAGGACGCGGCGCTCCGCGAGGACCTCTCCACGAGCCTGAAGGACCGGGCGGAGAACATCATGATCGTGGACCTGCTCCGCAACGACCTCAGCCACTTCGCCGAACCCGGGTCCGTGACGGTGAGCCGGCTCTGCGCCATCGAAAGCTACGCCACGGTGCACCAGATGGTGAGCAGCATCCGGGCACGGCTCAGGCCCGGGGCGTCCCGCGTGGAGGCCGTCGCCGCGGCGTTCCCGGCCGGGTCCATGACGGGCGCCCCGAAGATCAGCACCATGGCGATCCTGGACGGTCTGGAGGGCGGGCCCCGAGGGATCTACTCGGGCGCGCTCGGGTATTTCTCGCTCGACGGGTCCGTGGACCTCTCGGTCGTCATCCGGACCCTGGTGGCCTCCGGCGCCGGGGAGGACACGCAGCTGAGCCTCGGCGTCGGCGGGGCGGTCACGGCGGATTCCGTGCCCGAGGACGAATACCAGGAGATCCGGGCGAAGGCCTACGGGGTGCTCAGCACGCTCGGCGCCGAGTACCCGGGGTAA
- a CDS encoding ABC transporter ATP-binding protein, with the protein MTDTPAALLRASAVGAQVGERWLVRPTTFTVRPGEIVALTGPNGSGKTTLLRLALGRLAPTTGTLDRRVDLGDGARGIAAMTGPPPFYARLTIAEHLDLVETSWAGAGGMALPLDEVLEALDLARLADQYPDELSSGERQGIGLVMAFARPAALLVLDEPEQRLDARRRQVIAELMLRRRDLGAGVLLATHDPRLVDLLGAHEVVLAREQDGSTWADDESGGEPGDEPGFDSGDGAP; encoded by the coding sequence ATGACTGACACCCCGGCCGCGCTGCTGCGCGCCTCCGCCGTGGGAGCCCAGGTGGGCGAGCGCTGGCTCGTGCGGCCGACCACCTTCACCGTACGGCCCGGGGAGATCGTGGCCCTCACGGGGCCCAACGGTTCCGGCAAGACCACGCTGCTGCGGCTGGCCCTGGGCCGCCTCGCCCCCACGACGGGGACCCTCGACCGCCGGGTGGACCTGGGGGACGGCGCCCGTGGCATCGCCGCCATGACCGGCCCGCCGCCGTTCTACGCCCGCCTGACCATCGCGGAACACCTGGACCTCGTGGAGACCTCCTGGGCCGGCGCGGGCGGCATGGCGCTGCCCCTCGACGAGGTGCTCGAAGCCCTGGACCTGGCCCGGCTGGCCGATCAGTATCCGGATGAGCTGTCCTCGGGGGAGCGCCAGGGGATCGGGCTCGTGATGGCGTTCGCCCGCCCCGCCGCGCTGCTCGTCCTGGACGAACCCGAACAGCGTCTGGATGCCCGGCGCCGTCAGGTCATCGCCGAGCTGATGCTGCGCCGCCGGGACCTCGGGGCCGGCGTCCTGCTGGCCACGCACGACCCGCGTCTGGTGGACCTGCTGGGCGCCCACGAGGTGGTGCTGGCCCGCGAGCAGGACGGAAGCACGTGGGCGGACGACGAGTCCGGTGGCGAACCTGGTGACGAGCCCGGCTTCGACTCCGGCGACGGAGCGCCGTGA
- a CDS encoding class I SAM-dependent methyltransferase has product MSAQEQDDVYTHGHHASVVRAHASRTARECAGYLLEHLTPGVTMLDVGCGPGSITCDFAELVAPAVVTGLDRAPEVVEQAAELARTRGVENVAFVSGNIYALDFPDDTFDVVHAHQVLQHLTDPVAALREMRRVAKPGGLVAVRDADFHGIFWYPEIPELDEWMEMYQKVARHNQAEPDGGRHLVSWAQEAGFTDVAPSSSNWTYATAQQRRWLARVWAERVVHSSLGEQALSYGYATQTGLERIAAGWHRWGETSDGWLVMPNGEVLLRA; this is encoded by the coding sequence ATGAGCGCGCAGGAACAGGACGACGTCTACACTCACGGCCACCACGCCTCCGTGGTCCGGGCCCATGCCAGCAGGACCGCGCGCGAGTGCGCAGGCTACCTTCTGGAGCACCTCACCCCGGGCGTGACGATGCTCGACGTCGGATGCGGCCCCGGCAGCATCACGTGCGACTTCGCCGAGCTGGTCGCCCCCGCCGTGGTCACCGGACTGGACCGCGCGCCGGAGGTGGTCGAACAGGCCGCGGAGCTCGCCCGTACCCGTGGCGTGGAGAACGTCGCCTTCGTCTCCGGCAACATCTACGCGCTGGACTTCCCCGATGACACCTTCGACGTGGTCCACGCCCATCAGGTGCTCCAGCACCTCACGGATCCCGTGGCCGCCCTGCGGGAGATGCGCCGTGTGGCCAAGCCCGGCGGCCTCGTGGCCGTGCGGGACGCCGATTTCCACGGCATCTTCTGGTACCCGGAGATCCCGGAGCTGGACGAGTGGATGGAGATGTACCAGAAGGTGGCCCGGCACAATCAGGCCGAACCGGACGGCGGACGGCACCTGGTGTCCTGGGCCCAGGAGGCCGGTTTCACCGACGTGGCCCCGAGCAGCAGCAACTGGACGTACGCCACCGCCCAGCAGCGCCGCTGGCTGGCCCGCGTCTGGGCGGAGCGCGTCGTGCACTCCTCCCTCGGGGAGCAGGCCCTGTCCTACGGCTATGCCACGCAGACCGGCCTGGAGCGGATCGCCGCGGGCTGGCACCGCTGGGGCGAGACGAGTGACGGCTGGCTCGTCATGCCGAACGGCGAGGTGCTGCTGAGGGCCTGA
- a CDS encoding helix-turn-helix transcriptional regulator gives MTEAEAWRKEVGGFLAARRRRAVRSDYGLPQAGRGKDVGLRREEVAFLSAISVTWYTWLEQGRKVNPSREVLTSLATVLRLDPAEERYLFTPFGYAAPAPSLGTAETTAHVQRLLDAIDPNPALALEGNWDIVAWNDAYSSLFPRVLEVSGPDRNLLRLVFTDPAVRALLPDWDQTSAQFLAEFRAETGSRIEDARKASLVAGLLQSSPEFRAQWEAHGIRGFTPRTRSFNHLDGSTVTYEHHQLTLADAPALKLIVYTPAPDPATDDDGAASR, from the coding sequence ATGACCGAAGCCGAAGCCTGGCGGAAGGAAGTCGGCGGATTCCTGGCCGCGCGGCGTCGTCGTGCGGTGCGCAGCGATTACGGCCTCCCGCAGGCCGGCCGCGGCAAGGACGTCGGGCTGCGGCGCGAGGAGGTCGCGTTCCTCTCCGCCATCTCGGTGACCTGGTACACGTGGCTGGAGCAGGGACGGAAGGTCAACCCGTCGCGGGAAGTGCTCACCTCGCTGGCGACGGTGCTCCGGCTGGATCCCGCGGAGGAGCGGTACCTGTTCACCCCGTTCGGGTACGCCGCCCCTGCGCCGAGCCTCGGCACCGCGGAGACGACCGCGCACGTGCAGCGGCTCCTCGACGCGATCGACCCGAACCCTGCCCTGGCGCTCGAGGGCAATTGGGACATCGTGGCCTGGAACGACGCCTACAGCTCCCTGTTCCCGCGCGTCCTGGAGGTCTCCGGGCCCGACCGGAACCTGTTGCGGCTCGTCTTCACGGACCCGGCCGTGCGCGCCCTGCTGCCCGACTGGGACCAGACGAGCGCGCAGTTCCTCGCCGAGTTCCGCGCCGAGACGGGCTCACGGATCGAGGACGCCCGGAAGGCCAGTCTGGTGGCGGGGCTCCTGCAGTCGAGCCCGGAGTTCCGCGCCCAGTGGGAGGCGCACGGCATCCGCGGGTTCACGCCCCGGACCCGCAGCTTCAACCATCTGGACGGCAGCACCGTCACCTACGAGCACCACCAGCTGACGCTCGCGGACGCCCCGGCGCTGAAGCTGATCGTCTACACGCCGGCGCCGGACCCTGCGACGGACGACGACGGCGCCGCCTCCCGCTGA
- the ilvD gene encoding dihydroxy-acid dehydratase codes for MPAYRSRTVTHGRNMAGARALLRASGVANSDIGKPIIAVANSFTEFVPGHTHLAPVGRIVSEAIHAAGAVAREFNTIAVDDGIAMGHGGMLYSLPSRDLIADSVEYMVNAHCADALVCISNCDKITPGMLMAALRLNIPTVFVSGGPMEAGRVTLTDGSVRSLDLVNAIADAVDESISDEDINLIEENACPTCGSCSGMFTANSMNCLTEAIGLSLPGNGSVLATHTARKALYEKAGATVVDLVKRYYDGDDASVLPRSIATAKAFDNAMALDISMGGSTNTILHLLAAAQEAGVDYGLAEMDAKSRQVPCLAKVAPNVAKDKTYYMEDVHRAGGIPALLGELNRGGLLHQDVHSVHSTDLNGWLDDWDIRGGKATQEAQDLWHAAPGGVRSSTAFSQSNVWTSLDTDAEGGCIRAVEHAYSKDGGLAVLRGNIAVDGAVVKTAGVDESIWTFEGPAVVCESQDEAVEKILNKTVKEGDVVVIRYEGPKGGPGMQEMLYPTSFLKGRGLGKKCALITDGRFSGGTSGLSIGHISPEAASGGTIALVEDGDRIRIDIPTRSLELLVDPAELEARRDRLEATAGYHPVGRERQVSAALRAYAAMATSADKGAVRDVDALYRMTSPQPVAP; via the coding sequence ATGCCTGCATATCGTTCCCGCACTGTCACCCACGGCCGCAACATGGCCGGCGCCCGCGCACTGCTGCGCGCCTCCGGCGTCGCCAACTCGGACATTGGCAAGCCGATCATCGCCGTGGCGAACTCCTTCACCGAATTCGTCCCCGGCCACACCCACCTCGCACCGGTGGGCCGGATCGTCTCCGAAGCCATCCACGCCGCGGGCGCCGTCGCCCGTGAGTTCAACACCATCGCCGTGGATGACGGCATCGCCATGGGCCACGGCGGCATGCTGTACTCGCTCCCGTCCCGCGACCTGATCGCCGACTCGGTGGAGTACATGGTCAACGCGCACTGCGCCGACGCCCTGGTCTGCATCTCCAACTGCGACAAGATCACCCCGGGCATGCTCATGGCGGCCCTCCGCCTGAACATCCCCACGGTGTTCGTCTCCGGTGGCCCCATGGAGGCCGGCCGCGTGACCCTGACCGACGGTTCGGTGCGCTCGCTGGACCTGGTCAACGCGATCGCGGACGCCGTGGACGAGTCCATCTCGGACGAGGACATCAACCTCATCGAAGAGAACGCGTGTCCCACCTGCGGTTCCTGCTCCGGCATGTTCACGGCCAACTCGATGAACTGCCTGACCGAGGCGATCGGCCTCTCCCTGCCGGGCAACGGTTCCGTGCTCGCCACGCACACCGCCCGCAAGGCCCTCTACGAGAAGGCCGGCGCCACGGTGGTGGACCTGGTCAAGCGCTACTACGACGGCGACGACGCCTCCGTGCTGCCCCGCTCCATCGCGACGGCCAAGGCCTTCGACAACGCCATGGCCCTCGACATCTCCATGGGCGGCTCCACCAACACGATCCTGCACCTGCTCGCCGCCGCCCAGGAGGCCGGCGTCGACTACGGGCTGGCCGAGATGGACGCCAAGTCCCGCCAGGTGCCCTGCCTGGCCAAGGTTGCCCCGAACGTCGCCAAGGACAAGACCTACTACATGGAGGACGTGCACCGCGCCGGCGGCATCCCCGCCCTGCTCGGGGAGCTGAACCGTGGCGGCCTGCTCCACCAGGACGTCCACTCGGTGCACTCCACGGACCTCAACGGCTGGCTGGACGACTGGGACATCCGCGGCGGCAAGGCCACGCAGGAGGCCCAGGATCTGTGGCACGCGGCCCCCGGCGGCGTCCGCTCCTCCACGGCGTTCTCCCAGTCGAACGTCTGGACCTCCCTGGACACCGACGCCGAGGGCGGCTGCATCCGCGCCGTCGAGCACGCGTACTCCAAGGACGGCGGCCTGGCCGTGCTGCGCGGCAACATCGCCGTCGACGGCGCCGTGGTGAAGACCGCGGGCGTGGACGAGTCGATCTGGACCTTCGAAGGGCCCGCCGTGGTCTGCGAATCCCAGGACGAGGCCGTGGAGAAGATCCTCAACAAGACCGTCAAGGAGGGCGACGTGGTGGTCATCCGCTACGAAGGTCCCAAGGGCGGTCCGGGCATGCAGGAGATGCTGTACCCCACCTCGTTCCTCAAGGGCCGTGGCCTGGGCAAGAAGTGCGCCCTGATCACGGACGGCCGTTTCTCCGGCGGCACCTCGGGGCTCTCGATCGGCCACATCTCGCCGGAGGCCGCCTCGGGTGGCACCATCGCCCTGGTCGAGGACGGCGACCGCATCCGCATCGACATCCCCACCCGCTCCCTGGAGCTGCTCGTGGATCCGGCCGAGCTGGAAGCCCGTCGCGACCGCCTCGAGGCCACGGCCGGCTACCACCCGGTGGGCCGCGAACGTCAGGTCTCCGCCGCGCTGCGGGCCTACGCGGCCATGGCGACCTCCGCGGACAAGGGCGCCGTGCGCGACGTCGACGCCCTGTACCGCATGACCTCCCCGCAGCCGGTGGCGCCGTAG
- a CDS encoding LysE family transporter, protein MDLSLWLALATAALLISLTPGAGAVNTMSNALNVGFTRSIWGILGQQAALVIHVVVVALGLGVLVSQSPVLFNVIRYAGAAYLVYLGIRQFLAKPVHTAEAQAQLTGEPAWSMFRRGLWVNLLNPKAIVFFLAFLPQFIRTDQPLLTQYAVVAVTVVVIDILVMWFFFALAAKSVRRFTRSPRGQLVLNRSFGVLFVLLGVGLALLH, encoded by the coding sequence GTGGATCTCTCCCTCTGGCTCGCTCTGGCGACCGCCGCCCTGCTCATCAGCCTCACTCCCGGCGCGGGCGCCGTCAACACCATGAGCAACGCGCTGAACGTCGGATTCACCCGCTCGATCTGGGGCATTCTGGGGCAGCAGGCGGCCCTGGTGATCCATGTGGTGGTGGTCGCCCTGGGGCTGGGCGTGCTGGTCTCGCAGTCGCCAGTGCTCTTCAACGTGATCCGGTACGCGGGCGCCGCCTATCTGGTGTATCTGGGCATCCGGCAGTTCCTGGCCAAGCCGGTTCACACCGCGGAGGCGCAGGCTCAGCTCACCGGTGAACCCGCGTGGAGCATGTTCCGCCGGGGCCTCTGGGTGAACCTGCTGAACCCCAAGGCGATCGTCTTCTTCCTGGCCTTCCTGCCGCAGTTCATCCGGACCGACCAGCCCCTCCTCACGCAGTATGCGGTGGTGGCCGTGACCGTGGTCGTGATCGACATCCTGGTCATGTGGTTCTTCTTCGCCCTGGCCGCGAAGTCGGTCCGCAGATTCACCCGTTCGCCGCGCGGCCAGCTGGTGCTCAACCGGAGCTTCGGGGTGCTCTTCGTCCTGCTCGGCGTGGGGCTGGCGCTCCTGCACTGA
- a CDS encoding NADPH-dependent FMN reductase, producing the protein MTFKVGVLVGSLSSTSINRKLAKALEKLAPEQLQLEEIPLKDLPLYSQDYDKTFPPVAREFKARIEASDALIFVTPEYNRSIPGSLKNAIDWASRPYGSNSFAKKPSAVTGASPGNISTAVAQQHLRSILSFVNSPELASPEAYIHFTPGLIDDDATVTNEGTAEFLRGWLDAFALFVARVTAAVNDGQDPGRG; encoded by the coding sequence ATGACGTTCAAAGTCGGCGTTCTGGTGGGTTCGCTGTCATCCACCTCGATCAACCGGAAACTCGCCAAGGCGCTCGAGAAACTGGCGCCGGAGCAGCTGCAGCTCGAGGAGATCCCCCTCAAGGACCTCCCGCTCTACAGCCAGGATTACGACAAGACCTTCCCGCCCGTCGCCCGCGAGTTCAAGGCGCGGATCGAGGCCTCCGACGCTCTCATCTTCGTCACCCCGGAGTACAACCGATCCATCCCCGGCTCACTCAAGAACGCCATCGACTGGGCCTCCCGCCCCTATGGCAGCAACTCCTTCGCGAAGAAGCCCTCGGCGGTCACGGGCGCCTCGCCGGGCAACATCTCCACGGCGGTGGCGCAGCAGCACCTGCGGAGCATCCTCTCGTTCGTGAACTCCCCCGAGCTCGCGAGCCCGGAGGCGTACATCCACTTCACGCCCGGCCTGATCGACGACGACGCCACCGTCACCAACGAGGGCACCGCAGAGTTCCTGCGCGGCTGGCTGGACGCGTTCGCGCTGTTCGTCGCGCGCGTCACCGCCGCGGTGAACGACGGGCAGGATCCCGGCCGGGGCTGA
- a CDS encoding DUF4190 domain-containing protein has translation MSQVPPNYPPDYPPTGPGPYGSQPAPVYLTFPAPQPKGNSIASLVLGLSSMFFGWTFLVPIVGLVLGIVGSRKEPAGKGIAVAGIIINSIMLVGWAIVLFFMIGIFTLMFSAGVSGVQSQ, from the coding sequence GTGTCCCAGGTGCCGCCGAACTACCCGCCGGACTACCCGCCCACCGGGCCCGGGCCGTACGGTTCGCAGCCCGCGCCGGTCTACCTGACCTTCCCGGCGCCGCAGCCCAAGGGGAACTCGATCGCGTCGCTGGTCCTCGGCCTGAGCAGCATGTTCTTCGGCTGGACCTTCCTGGTGCCGATCGTCGGGCTCGTGCTCGGCATCGTCGGCTCGCGAAAGGAACCGGCCGGCAAGGGGATCGCGGTCGCGGGCATCATCATCAACAGCATCATGCTGGTGGGCTGGGCGATCGTGCTGTTCTTCATGATCGGGATCTTCACCCTGATGTTCTCCGCCGGCGTCTCAGGCGTGCAGAGCCAGTAG